A segment of the Gossypium hirsutum isolate 1008001.06 chromosome D10, Gossypium_hirsutum_v2.1, whole genome shotgun sequence genome:
taaatgttgagagctaaaataatccaaaaaagaGAATTaagaccaaaataaaaaataaataaatattaagggctaaatttattatgagagacttttttaaattaaatatttacgtccaaataattgaaaaaaaaatttattaaccaaTATTACAATAAAACCCAAAGTGTGGGAATTGAGCGGGCAAAAAATAACATCAGGCCCAATTCAAATATAATTTCAATGGACCTCATAAAAATATGACCCAATTGGTGACTAATTCTGAACGATACGTGTGGTCAAAACAAAAATCTCGTTACACGTGCCGCCATTCCCTTACTTCTCAAGTCACTGAAATGGGAAGcgccaaaaataaaataaaaaacctctTTCTCCTTCGCCAAACTCttcatttcatcttcttcaacaacTGCTACTGATCTAAAGagctaaccaaaaaaaaaaataaaaatgagaagcTTCAATTTCTTCGGTAGATTATGTACGGCTTTCCATGACTATCCTTCTCTTTCTAAGATCATCATCGTCTCCACACTCAGGTGCTCTGCATTGTTCATTCaccatttctttttatatatatatattcattgttattgtgttttgattttacgaattaattttttttgttaattttttcaaGCGCTTGCGAAATGCACGtcacttgtttttattttagttacgATTTCTGATATCGTTTAAGTATTGATCTCTTTATGATctctgattttatttattttttgtttggatTGATATGATTTCGGATGAGTAGATTTGTTGTTTTGAGGTGGAAATCGATAAAAGGAGCTGTCAAATCGTTTTAATGATTTGTTGAGATAGAGAATCTGATGCAGTGAGTAAAATGAATAACTTAAACTGAGGTTTAAGCTCTTTCGTTTTTGTTGAGACTAGAGATATCATAGAAATTTGAATTACCGGAATTTGTGGTTTACGAGGAAAATGAATACTCTGTTTGGTTCATTAAAATGGCGAAGAAAAGAGAATTCGCATTAAGAATGAGAAAAAACAATGTGGCTTGATTAACAATTTATCAAGATtgagttataaaataaaatttatatttgaagCACTGATAATGTAGGAATCTATGCACCGACAATGAAATAGACGATACATCATCAAAAGTTTTAATAATGTACTGATAATATATAGAATTATATTTGATCACAGTAAATCAGATATAAATCCTAAAGAAGAACTGCATATTTTTCTTTCTATTGTTACTCTCCTTGAACCAATCTAACTTTTCTCTTTGGGCTGGCATTTCTTGTGCAGTAGCGGGAGCCTTATAGCTTATTCTGAGCCAAACACAAACAATGGAAATAGAGGCCGTGTTGCTCATGCTGATGCTGTTGCATCCAAGAAAAAGAAGGTGGTGGTGCTCGGAACTGGTTGGGCAGCAATGACTTTCTTGAAGAATCTCAATAACTCTATTTACGAGGTGGAAGTTGTGTCTCCTCGTAATTTCTTTCTCTTTACCCCATTACTGCCGAGTGTTACTTGCGGTAAAGTAGAAGCTCGTAGCATCGTTGAGCCAATTCGCAACATCATCAGAAAGGTAAGTAATATTGACTGAAAATAAGATGATGTATATCAGAAACGATATTGTCTGAAGATTGTTTCCCCGTTACATGCTTGAGCAGAAAAATATTGACGTCAGTTACCGTGAAGCTGAATGTACCAAAATAGATCctgcaaataataaaatttactgcCGTGCCACTGCAAATACCAATTCAAAGCGGCGAGAAGAGTTTGCAATAGACTACGACTACCTTATTATTGCTGTTGGAGCTCAGGTTAACACCTTTAACACCCCTGGTGTCGAGGGAAATTGCCATTTCTTAAAGGTAAACATTTCTTTTATGTTTATCATCTTACTGCCCAGTGCCCACTACATGTACTATCTTAGAATTAAGATATGGCTAAGCTGGAGTTAGATAAAGGAAATAATTTAGGAAATGAATGCTGCTTTTGGGAATGGAGAAATATGTTGATCTGAGCCATTTTCATTCGCTTATagcattttttttccattttggagCATCATGATTCTTTTTTGCAGGAAATTGATGATGCTCAGAAGATTCGGCGGAATGTCATTGACGCCTTTGAGAAGGCAAGCCTACCAAATTTAACTGAAGAGGAGAGAAAGAAAATCCTTCACTTTGTGGTTGTTGGTGGTGGCCCTACAGGTGTGGAATTTGCTGCTGAACTTCATGATTTTGTGAACGAAGATGTGGTcaaactatatccaatggtccaAAACTTTGTGAAAATAACAGTTCTTGAGGCCACAGATCATATATTGAACATGTAAGAATATGAATGTTATAATCCCTGAGTTATAACTTAGTAGCACTAAGGTTTCCATCTTCGTTACAAACCTGGTTGCCGTTTTCACCAAGAAACTTTAGGTTCTGGATTCTTTACATTCAAAGTTTGGACTATTTCAGTTCACGATTTGAGACATTCTTGTTTTCAGGTTTGACAAAAGAATCACAAAGTTTGCCGAACACAAATTTGGAAGAGATAATATTGAAGTGAAATTAGGATCAATGGTTACAAAAGTGACTGAGAATGAAATTTGTACAAAAGCAAAAGGTAGCGACAAAACAACTTCTATGCCATATGGAATGGTTCTCTGGTCAACCGGCATTGGGCCACGTCCAATCGTAAAGGACTTTATGAAGCAAATTGGTCAGGTGAATTACCTTTGGACCTGTAGAAGTCACCTCATTGATTAACTGTCTTCACATTCGTTATACAAATTAGTTTACACCCttctaattatgttaattgaatgcaAACAGGGTAATAGGCGTGCTTTAGCAACTGATGAATGGCTAAGAGTAGAGGGAGTTGGTAACGTTTATGCACTTGGTGACTGTGCAACTATTAACCAACGGAAAGTCATGGTAACTATTTGCTAAACTTAGCCATTCCTTTatgaatttttgtttatttattaataatttattttccaatACATTTTAGGAAGACATAACAGAAATATTTAAAAAGGCAGACGCGGATAACTCGGGAACGCTGACACTTAAAGAATTTCAAGATATCAGTAATGATATTTGCGAAAGATACCCTCAAATGCAGCTTTATCTGAAGAGCAAACCAGTGCGTAACATTTTCGATCGTCCATCCCAAGTCAAAGGAAAAGCTTCAAAAGAATCAATTGAGCTGAGTATTGAAGAATTTAAATCTGCTCTTTCCGAAGTTGATACTCAGTTGAAGAATCTGCCCGCGACTGCACAGgtaatcattttaatttatttatagtaGAGTTGAACTATGTGACAATGACTACTTACACAATAACCACCTGCCGATGACTCAGGTTGCAAATCAACAAGGTGCTTATCTCGCTAAGTGCTTCAATCGAATGGAAGAGTGTGAAATTAATCCTGAAGGTCCCACTAGGATCAGGGGAACAGGTCGCCATCGTTTCCGTCCCTTTAGGTACAAAATGAACTTCTATCTCATCTGTGCACATTGTTCTTCTGCTTCTGTCTTTCTTGCTATAATCCAATTTATGGTTTTAGGAAACTGGCGACAACCATGTTACATTTTCACATTAAATTGTTATAGTTTGGTTCAAAAGTTTACTATTAGCTTGTTTAAAGATCATTCAATCTTGCCGTCTTTGGGAAAGAGAATTATATACCTATGATAtaaccccccccaaaaaaaaaaattatacacttACCATAAACACTGGTGATTATTACAGGTACAGGCACTTGGGACAATTTGCTCCTTTGGGAGGGGAGCAAACAGCTGCACAACTTCCTGGTGATTGGGTCTCAATCGGACACAGCTCGCAGTGGCTCTGGTATTCCATCTATGCAAGGTACTAAGTAGCTTCTAGACCAACCTTTTTGCTTCCATATTCAGCATGAACTTCATTTTTTTTCCCTTAGAAACTGAATTGGCGAACCATAATGAAATATTTAGGTAATAAATTTTATAGGCTAAAAATAAGAGAGTCCAAATGTATTTATTCCCTTCATTTAAATTCAGCAAGCAAGTAAGCTGGCGTACAAGGGCATTGGTGGTCTCCGACTGGATACGACGTTTTATTTTTGGGAGGGATACCAGTGGTATTTAAGGTACATTAACAGGTCTCTCTCGGTCTAGCATTTGGAGGTACTGCTACATAAACATATTGGAACGCTGTAGAGGTTTTTTGGTATAAAgataaatttagctcttaacATTTATCTATTTTGTCTTTTTGGtcccaatttttttaaatcatttggcccttaactttcaaattttagtgCAATTGCTCTGTTTTGAATGGAAGAATTGGCTggactgttaaaattttaatggcattGATGTGGCAATTCATATGAGTACTTTGACATGGATAattttttcttgtaaatttttttttgaaatttattgaatttattatttttttaaaagtatatgtGGATTATCATGTGAGTTGCCAAATTAGTgtggttaaaattttaacattccAGTTAAATTTTTATCTAGAAAAAGtaatttgactaaattttaaaagttgagggtcaaaatgttaaaaaaaaaatcagggCCAAAATTACAGAAAGGGCAAATGTTAAGGGCAATTATTATTATCCCAATTTTTTTCCTTACCCTTTTCTCGATTCATTCATTTAATAATCATTGCTGCAAAATAGAGCTTTGATCCCTTGGCAGTGTTTTCACTTTGCCAAAATTTTGGAATTAGTTGATTCATTCTTTACATAGGGAAATTATGTACCTATTCTCTCTGTCGTTTTTTTGGAGTTATCTGattttttaagctaaatttgtAGTTTGATCTCTCGTCTATAttaaaatttagcttaatttcaaGGTCTAATTTGTTTTCCACAATACTctggattttaaaaaatatatatatatcatatgaagaaaaaaaattgaaagaaatatattgaaatttaagtTATATggtttaatttattacttaaaattttcataaaaagttCATCCACGGTAAAAGTATTACGAAAGTCTTTGTATTAAGAATTGAATTGCCTTTTACTCTTTcactcaaaaaatgagcaaattaattcTCGTACATTAAATCAAATGACAAACtgatctttttgttaaaaatttcatttgtaGTATTAGAAATTAGTTCATGTATGTTAGCATGAAATGTTTGGTTTTTTAGTAGTGATGATAATTTTTTGtaatagaaatgaataaaattgttGATAGAAAGTGCTCGTTTGCTTTCCGACCTATTGTtcaaagattaatttttttttcattttttaatgaaAGAAAGTAAAGTACAATCAAATTCCAATCAGCTCCAAGTATTTTTATCACTCCATACACCACTCTGGATTGGCCCATACACTTTCAAAAGCTGTGCTTATTAAAGAAGGCCTGAATCAGCCAGGGATTGCTGGCCCATATTTGAAACTCTGTCTATAAACAAAACTGACATAATATTCTGGGTTGCCGCTCATGGTGTTTTCATGCAATCAACTTCTTTAATCTTGAAATGGGCTCTTTTATCTGCAAAATTACAAACGACCGAGCTACATTTTCACAAGTTGGTCAAACTTGTGTTTTTCAAGTCCACGatgattcaaaatttcaagtcttattcgaattttttttcttatgtcTGATTTTATCGATTTAACGTTGAATGAAGTTTAGGGCAACATTTTTATATCAAATCCAAcgaattaatttgtaaaatttgtatTGGCCATcgatgtttaatgatatgctgcTCATATTAGATTGGTGTTTTTCCAAACATTATTCTGAggtttaatgtttttttttattctgacataatttgattttttttgcacTTCATTTCACGAATAATGGGATTCTTTTTATAAGGGATTTTTTTTAACGTTCTACGTACAATGAAATTTCCTATTCTCAATGACCTAACATTTCCAAAAGTCAAAACCGTTAAATCAATATTCATccaaaatataaaatcatatctcaaTTTGTTGCTTCGAAGTTTGAAGCAAGATATCCAAATACAAGCCAACGAGGTTTGGACTCTATTGATTAAGTTGGGATTtcgaaattttgaatattaaaatttagattttactTATCCACAATTATAATGTATGAATTTTAAACTTCTTTATTTGTATGTTATACTTGagttttattagatttttattattatattttattaatttaattttatattgtgattattcaattatatatttttattatctcaagtttttataataataattttaaaaagtatatatcACAGAAGTTAGGTGAAATAACAAATATATCTTCTCTCTTAATCAGCTAATAAAGGTTCAATCcttatcataaatataaaataattttaaaactcatGACTAACATCTATCTACTCTCTTGATTTACTTACTAAATAcgaaaatttaattattagactcctatagacaaaaaaaaaaaagcaaatacccttaaaaaataaaagtggcatcatcaattcatcatcaaAGCCCCAACATTCACATTCAAATGTcgattaacttttttttttgaaaagtttctTTATCCTCCCAAAAACTGCCACCTGGAATCTCCCCTACTCTAGTAGGCCTTTGTCATTGTTTTCGGTTGGAGTGGTGGTAGCAAGTAGCAAGGTGTACATAGATTGGACAATGATGTGAAACTTTGATTGAACAAAGGATGGCCTGCAAGAAATGGGTTTCTAATCTCTGGGGGGACAATAAACGAGTAAGTGTCTTAATCCTATTTCAAAACATGTAGTACAAAATATCACACTTTCATGAAATAATTGCTTTTCTGGATTTGATATTTATCAGTTTTCAGTTATTATATCGAGTCACAGTTAAAATTGAAACTATTTAGTGAGTTTATGTCGATTGAATTTTAATTCGATTAATATGAATGTTATTGTCAATACAAAATGACATATGCTTGAGCATGCTAAAATACATTGTTTTCCTATTTATAAATTAAAGAGGGACTATATGTAATTTTAAACATTGTATCAAATATATCAAAGTAAATGAGACACGAGAGCATACACAACCTTACTTTACTAAAGTCCCATTTGACCAACTTTTTAGAACGAGGGACAAAGTTTTTTAGTACATATTTAGACCCTATAccacaaatatattttttatttattttttagtggGTGTTTTTTTAGTTACGAATCTCAAATTTTCCTAATAAGAGATTTGAGTTATAGCATTAACTCAAGCTTTTAGTCCAAgctaaatattcaatttaaaattgaTGATAATTTCAATCTTTGAGGATCACAAGTTtgacttttttaatttaatattatatgatactTAAGACTGAGCAAATGTGGgataattttattagttttttgggtagaaaataaagctttggtgattaattaaaattatcaacCCTAAATATATTTTGTTGTTGAATGCAATGCATGTTGAATATGTGTCTCATGTTTTGTGGTGGGTCAACAAGAGCAATTAACTGATTCATCCTACCTCCTGCCTCCTTAGTTATGCGATCAACAATCTTGTTGTTATCTCTTAAAATAGgttgatattttatttctcaaccaTTAAAAATCTATTCATGCATCATTTGAACTTCGATTACATTATTGACCGTTGCTAGTCTATTGCGCTGAATATCAATTAACAGAGCATTACCACTTTCTGTATAGATACAGATATTAACTACGTGACAGACTTCAaagaaatgtaaaataaattgccgagctaacaaaaaaaataattttaatattatatttatgaaaactcaaatctaatttttaaatattgtttgctTTGTCTTAAAAGTTATATAATCTTGAAATCTGATTATATACGAAGCTGATACCcttaaatcaaaaaaaaaaaaaccaccctcttttggaaatatttttttaatgtacaACTCATTATAAATTCTGATTATATCTGTTATTTTTTGGCACAATGCTTAGAACTACCCATAATCTCTCCCTAACTTATAAACAGGAGGATAATACACTTTAgcacactcgaacccacgtcctgTACTGACAACAATGTTCATATCAATCGAGGCAAGACTCAATTAGCATATGACGAATCAATATTTAAATTCACATTAcacaaatttcaattatttagaaaaatatatggaatgaaaACGAGGATGAACATTGATAGAGGGTCTGTTTATGGAATCTGAACGCATGTGATTTACAAATTTCCACAACCTAACCCTAAATTTAAACAATTGGATCCCCATACTCGAAACCCTAAAACAaccccaaaaattgaaatgggcaaaataaaaaataataactaaaagaCCCACCCATCCTCTTCCTCACATGATCACACTTATGGTACGCCACTCTCGCATTTATTACATACTACtataatatacatttttttttcgaatttcgattAATTTATAAATGGAGGGTTTTTTCGTTCAAAATAGAGGTGAACccagaaatttattttaaggaattcacaaatgaataaataatttaggaagttaatgtgtaattttaccattatattaatCTGTGATTAAGGGACAGGAGAGGGTAGCAAAACCACTGTCTATCTATCCTCCCTCTCTTTACCCTATCCACAATGTTTGAATCGAATCAAAACTTCCACTACTCAATTTAACCACAAATTATAAGGGTAAAACTCATGTAATCATGCATATAATATAtagttttgaattttgattaaattaaaggtcTAACATGATCGGACTCGTAAATGAATGGCAAAGTTTTTCTACTGTTGTTTTCTTCAAcctcaaaatgataaaattattttaaagtcttttaaaaaaattataaatcaatataatagtaaaattatcctttgactttttaaaattttataattcaattattaacCTGAACTTTATTTCTATCTCATTTTGCTCCCTACTcaataaatcaatataattatatttgtaaatataCAACCCACTCTTTGAAAATTGTTAAGGAAGGTTGTCgtttaatgaaatattatttatataatcaataaaattaatatctatatatttgaatgattgtatataataaacataaaagaaCAAaaccattaattataaatatgaaattCATTAAGCAAATTACGAACGAAATTTTTAGGATCAGATCAATGATCGAATCAGTCAAATTATCGATTTATAGGTTGGATTAAAGaagtttaaaacaatttaaaaccataaaacgGAATAAAATAGTTGGGTCAGTTCAAAGAGGAACGAATTTAAGtctccaaaaataattaaatatttaatttaagtaattttaatcCACTAGGGGCCTTTTCGGCCACCTTGGTAAAGTGAGAAATTGCAATTTCAGCCCCAAGCAataattaaagatttaatttaaGTCATTCTAATCCCTCTGATTAAAGGAATATTTGCATTTTTTGGTcgctttaaaaaaaatccaatttaaGCCTCTTCAACAATTTCTCTAGCTTTATTAGAAGTGTAAAATTATATTAGCTTTTCAAATTGATTAagcaaataatttttttgaacaatttcattataggttctgattatatctattctttttgatacaatacctAGAACTATTCATAACTACTCTCGAACCCATACATAGGAGGATAATGAGTTTCAGCGAATTCAAACCTACATTCTCTTGCGTTGACAACAATACTCATACCAATCGAATTAATactctcttaaaaaaattaatagtggcACTTTTAAGTACAGCTAAAATTGGGTAATGTAAGCGAGAGAGAAAGGGTATATATTGACTTACAGCTAAGCAACCCTAATTAAAAagcttattattattaataatcatAAACAACAGATTTAAGTATGAGTTTAATTATTTGGTGATTATCTTTAATTATTGAGATTCGTTTTAAAGATTTGATGCTTTAATTTCGCTTCAACACTGCACACTGCCACCACCACAGTCTCGTGCGGTTTTAGAGGCCATCACGTGCTCTATCACATGACTTCcagttgtatttttatttttattttaaaaaattgtctaATTAACAATAACCTTATTTTCTTtcgatgaaaataaaataaaaataaaattttaacgacCTTATTAATTTTAAGGGGTtagttttaaatttgatataaaagGAGGATTTTAGTTTAGCTAGTTCGATTTATTGATTTTGgtttgaattgtattaatttttacTCTGTTTTTGttgtaataatttaatatttgtggTTACTCGGTCATGTATTTGTATTGTACTTTTAACGCTTTTGAAAATCATGTGTAATTtgatggtaaaagtatcatataAGTTATTGTACAATGAATCAGATTGCATCTTGTCCCTTTCTactaaaatatgaataaattaatcattatatattagatcaaagagtaaattagacagttttattaaaaattcatccaCCATATTGTTCAAAATTGATGTGCTCGACAGAACAACCAGAGATCAATGTACAtag
Coding sequences within it:
- the LOC121222292 gene encoding external alternative NAD(P)H-ubiquinone oxidoreductase B2, mitochondrial → MRSFNFFGRLCTAFHDYPSLSKIIIVSTLSSGSLIAYSEPNTNNGNRGRVAHADAVASKKKKVVVLGTGWAAMTFLKNLNNSIYEVEVVSPRNFFLFTPLLPSVTCGKVEARSIVEPIRNIIRKKNIDVSYREAECTKIDPANNKIYCRATANTNSKRREEFAIDYDYLIIAVGAQVNTFNTPGVEGNCHFLKEIDDAQKIRRNVIDAFEKASLPNLTEEERKKILHFVVVGGGPTGVEFAAELHDFVNEDVVKLYPMVQNFVKITVLEATDHILNMFDKRITKFAEHKFGRDNIEVKLGSMVTKVTENEICTKAKGSDKTTSMPYGMVLWSTGIGPRPIVKDFMKQIGQGNRRALATDEWLRVEGVGNVYALGDCATINQRKVMEDITEIFKKADADNSGTLTLKEFQDISNDICERYPQMQLYLKSKPVRNIFDRPSQVKGKASKESIELSIEEFKSALSEVDTQLKNLPATAQVANQQGAYLAKCFNRMEECEINPEGPTRIRGTGRHRFRPFRYRHLGQFAPLGGEQTAAQLPGDWVSIGHSSQWLWYSIYASKQVSWRTRALVVSDWIRRFIFGRDTSGI